The Aeromonas encheleia genomic sequence GCGGCCCTGCCCCCGGTAGCCCAGGTGCTCGCCGACGTGATGCTGAGCTACTGGCCCATCGCCGCCTGGCAGCCACAGCTGCCCAAGGGCTGGCGACTCGAGGACGAAGGCATGGTACGCCGTCTGACCGATCCCGATGGCAAACTGGTGAGCGAGATCCACTACCGGCAGATCGCCGGGGAGCGTGAGCCGGTGCGGCTGATCCAGCACGCCTTCGATTACCAGTTGCAGATGGAGAAGCTGGCGCCATGAGCCCGAATCGGAAGGAGAGCCCGCCGGTTGCCCCCTGTTACATCCGGGACTACAGCCTGATCTGCGCCCTGGGGGAGGGCAAGGCGGCGGTGTCTGCGGCCCTTGCCCGCTGGCAGACGCAGGGCATCAGCCCGCTGGATGCGGAGTCGCAGGCCCTGAGCGATGGCCGGCTCACCCCGGTCGGCCGGGTGAGCGCGGCGCTGCCCCCTGTGCCCGCGGCGCTCTCGGCCTATGACTCGCGCAACAACCGCTTGTTGCTGGCGGCCCTTGCCCAGATCCGGCCAGGGTTCGATGAGCTCAAAGCCCGGCTGGGGGCGGATCGCATCGCCATAGTGCTGGGCACCAGCACCTCTGGGATCGCCGAGGCCGAGGCGGCGGTCGCCGCCACGCAGGCCGACCAGCCGCTGCCGGCCGGATTCGACTATCGCCAGCAGGAGCTGGGCTCGCCGAGTGAATTTCTGGCCCGCCACTTGGCCCTGACCGGCCCGGCCTACACCCTTTCCACCGCCTGCTCCTCGAGCGCCCGCGCCTTCATCAGCGGCCGGCGGCTGCTGGCGGCCGGGCTGGCGGATGCGGTCATCGTCGGCGGCGTCGACAGCCTGTGCGGCCTGACCCTCAACGGCTTCGACAGCCTGGAGTCCCTCAGCCTGGCGCGCTGCCGCCCCTTCGCCGCCGAGCGGTGTGGCATCAACATCGGGGAGGGGGCCGCCCTCTTCCTGCTGAGCCGGGAGCGTGCCGGACTCGCCCTGCTCGGCACGGGCGAGTCGTCCGATGCCTGGCATATCTCGGCGCCTCATCCTGAGGGGCTGGGGGCCGAGGCCGCCATGCGCATGGCGCTGCTCCAGGGGGGCATCGAGGCCAAAGCGCTCGACTACATCAACCTGCACGGCACCGCGACCAAGCTCAACGACGAGATGGAGAGCAAGGCGCTGGCCCGGCTGTTTGGCGCGGGCGAGACGGCGCCCTGCAGCTCCAGCAAGATGCTGACCGGCCACACTCTTGGGGCGGCCGGCGCTATCGAGGCGGCGCTCTGCTGCCTGCTGATGGAGCAGGCACTGGCGCCGCCCCCGCAGGGGGAGGCGCAGGATCCGGCCCTGGCCCCCATCCGGCTGGTGCGGGCAGGGGAGGCGGGCAGACCGCTGGCCCGGGTGCTGTCGAACTCCTTCGCCTTCGGTGGCAATAACGTCAGCCTGCTGTTGGGGCGTATCATCTCGGGGAAGGAAGGAGAACCGCCCCATGAATGAGATAGCCATCGCCGAGTTGCTGCCCCATCAGGCCCCCATGCTGCTGCTGGATCGGTTGCTCGATTACCGGGGGCAGCGGGTGCGCTGCGAGACCCGAGTCGGCGCGCGCCACGGCCTGCTGCTCGATGAGCAGGGCAACCTGCCCGCCTGGGTCGGCCTGGAGCTGATGGCCCAGACCATAGCCGCCTGGGCGGGGATGCGGGGGCGCGAGCGGGGCGAGCCGGTGCGCATCGGCATGCTGCTCGGCAGCCGCCAGTATCGCTGCCAGGTGCCGGCGTTCGCGGCCGGGGAGCTGCTGGTGATCGAGGCCGAGTGCCTGCTGGAAGATGGCGGCATGGCCAGTTTTGAGTGCCGGATCCTGCGGGGCGACGAGCCCTGCGCCGAGGCGCGCCTCAGCACCTACCTGCCCGGCGATGCCGAGCTGGCCGAGTTGCTGGCACAGCCTTAGGTCCCGGCCAAAGCGCTGGGCTAAAAAACCGGTTTATCTGAATCTGTTAGAGAAGGATCGAATATGAGTTCCACCGTATTGGTGACGGGCGCCAGCAAGGGCATAGGCCGCGCCATCGCCCTGAAGCTGGCCGCCGATGGTTTTCACATAGTGGTGCACTATCACGGCGACAGCGCCGGCGCCGAGGCGACCCTGGCCGCCATAGTGGCGGCGGGAGGAGAGGGGCGGCTGATCCAGTTCGACATCTCGGATCGGGCGCAGTGTCGCAACCGGCTCGAGTCCGACATCGAGGCCCATGGCGCCTACTACGGCGTGGTCAGCAACGCCGGGGTGATCCGCGATGGCGCCTTCCCGGCCCTGACCGACGAGGACTGGGATGGGGTGCTGCACACCAACCTGGACGGTTTCTACAACCTGCTCAAGCCCTGCATCATGCCGATGATAGGGCTGCGCCGGGGGGGGCGCATCGTCACCCTGTCATCGGTATCCGGCATCATGGGCAACCGCGGCCAGGTCAACTACAGCGCCGCCAAGGCGGGCATCATAGGGGCCAGCAAGGCCCTGGCGCTGGAGCTGGCCAAGCGCAAGATCACGGTCAACTGCGTGGCCCCCGGCCTCATCGACACCGGCATGGTCAATGCCGAGGTGGAGGCCGAGGCCATGAAGATGATCCCCCTCAAACGCATGGGCCAGGCCGAGGAGGTGGCGGGGCTGGTCTCCTACCTGATGTCTGATATCGCCGCCTATGTGACCCGGCAGGTCATTTCTATTAATGGAGGCATGGCATGAAGGGTATGAAGCGAATGGGACTGGTCTCCTACCCGCAGTCAAACTCAGACATCGCCGGTTATGTCACCCGCCAGGTGATCTCGATCAACGGGGGCATGGTATGAGCGGGGATGTGAGACTATGGGGCCAACTTGAGCAGGCAGAGTGGAGCAGAGCAGCATGAAGCGTGTCGTAGTCACCGGCATGGCCGGAGTGACCGCCTTCGGTAACGACTGGCAGAGCGTGGGGCCCCGCCTGCGACAGGAGCACAACGCCGTGCGCCAGATGCCGGAGTGGGATGTCTATGAGGGGCTCAATACCCGACTGGCGGCGCCCATCCTGGATTTCGCGCTGCCGGCCCATTACCCGCGCAAGAAGACCCGGGCCATGGGGCGGGTCTCCGAGCTCGCGACCGTGGCGACCGAGCTGGCCCTGACCCGGGCCGGGCTCATCGATCATCCGGTCCTGACCGGCGGTCGCACCGGCATCGCCTACGGCTCCTCCATCGGCAGCACCGGGCCCATCAGCGACTTCGGGGCCATGCTCAACGACAAGACCACCGCCAGCATCACCGCTACTACCTATGTGCAGATGATGCCCCACACGGCGGCGGTCAATACCGGCCTCTTCTTCGGCCTGCGCGGCCGGGTGATCCCCACTTCCAGCGCCTGCACCTCCGGCAGCCAGGGCATAGGCTACGCCTACGAGTCCATCAAGCACGGCTATCAGGATCTGATGGTGGCCGGTGGCGCCGAGGAGCTCTGCCCCTCGGAGGCGGTGGTATTCGACACCCTGTTCGCCACCAGCCTGATGAATGACAGCCCGGCGCTGAGCCCCAGGCCCTTCGATCGGGACCGCGATGGCCTGGTGATCGGGGAGGGGGCGGGCAGCCTGATCCTGGAGGAGCTGGAGCATGCCCTGGCGCGCGGCGCACCCATCTTCGCCGAGCTGGTGGGCTTTGCCACCAACTGCGATGCGGCCCATGTCACCCAGCCCCAGCAGGAGACGATGCAGCTCTGCATGGCGCTGGCGCTGGCCGATGCCGGCCTGCAGGCCGGGGACATCGGTTACATCAGCGCCCATGGCACGGCCACCGAGCGGGGCGACATCGCCGAGAGCCACGCCACCTCGGCCCTGTTCGGGGACAAGACCCCTATCTCCTCCCTCAAGAGCTACTTAGGCCACACCCTGGGGGCCTGCGGCGCCATCGAGGCCTGGCTCTCCCTCGAGATGATGGCCGAGGGCTGGTTTGCCCCCACCCTCAACCTGAACGAGCCGGATCCCGCCTGCGCCCCGCTGGATCATATCCGCAGCGGCGGCCGGGAGCTGAAGGTGGACTATCTGATGTCCAACAACTTCGCCTTTGGCGGCATCAATACCTCCCTCATCTTCAAGCGCTGGCCCTAGCCGCCGGCCAACAGGCTGGAAATAAAAAGAGGCGCCCAGGGGCGCCTCTTTTTATGGGTGATGAGCAGAGCTCATTTCTTGGGACGAAATGGCTTGATGACGCTCTCGTCGCACTCGAGATAGGGGCCGTCCATCAGATCGATGCAGTAAGGAATGGCGGGGAAGACAGCGTCCAGACACTCGCGGATCGACTTGGGTTTGCCCGGCAGGTTGACGATGAGTGAGCCGCCGCGCAGGCCGGCGGTCTGGCGGGAGAGGATGGCGGTGGGCACGAACTTGAGGGACTCGGCCCGCATCAGCTCGCCAAAGCCCGGCATCATGCGATCGCACACCGCCTCTGTGGCCTCCGGGGTGACATCCCGCTTGGCCGGCCCGGTGCCGCCTGTGGTGACGATGAGGCAGCACTGCTCCTCATCCGCGAGTGCAATCAGGGTGGCCTCAATCTGATCCTGCTCATCCGGGATGAGCCGATAGACGGGCTCCCACTCAGAGGTCAGGTAGCTGCCCAGGGTGTCTATGATGGCCTTGCCGGACAGGTCTTCGTAGATGCCCGCGCTGGCGCGATCGCTGACGGTGACGATACCGATTCTTGCCTTGCTCATGCTCTGCCCTTGCTCATTCGAAAAAGTGGTAAATAAAATAACATAATCAGATAGATATGTTAAACCAGCGGGGCGGGTATAGGGAGGGTCGCCAGAATGGAGAGCCGAACGAAAAACCGATCCGCCCCCACCGATGAATAGGGAATAAGGGCGGGTATATAAACATGTAAAATTTATAAAAAAACTGACGCAGGCCGAATGCCGATAATTACATGAATCATAAAGAATAAATGTTTAGCCTCGCCAACATATCGCCCCACTGATAGGGAAATGGACTCCTGTGGCACGGGGCAGGCCGAACCAGAATCGCCGTCATCTTATATAACCATCCTTACGGACAGTGAAATTATGTGCTGAGCGTAGTCGTGGAAGTGTCACACATGAGGCTTCTGGCCAGGAGGGCATATGGAGCTGCCTGATTTCGATACTCTGAAACACTGGGCCCTCGACGAGCCGGAGCGGCTCGATGAGCTGTTGCACCAGCAAATAGATGCCCTGATCGCGCAGGTCGGGCCGGATCGGCAACGGCGGCTGCGGGGCCTGCAATTTCGCATCGATTGCCAGCGGCGTCTGGCCCGGAATAATCTGGATAGCTGCATCCGGATCGCCAACATGATGCACGACTCTTTCTATGCCATGCGCCGTCATATGAGCCAGCTGCAGGAGGAGTCATCGGCACGGGAGGAGGCGCGGCCGCCGCTGAATAATGTGATTCAACTGTCGGATCATAGGCGCAATAAATAAAGTATTGGCACCCGGCTCTCTTTATTCCCCCGCATATTCTTGCAGGCAAACCACCCGATGTTAATTAGTTGGGTGGTTTGTTTGTTATTTGCTGCCAAGCGGCGCTGGGCGCCGGATAAATAACATCTGGGCTGGCTAAATCATCAGATATGGGTGAAGGACTATACCGTTTGGGGTAGTATCTCGGCACATTTCATCTTGCTACGACTCTAAGGGATTATGAGAAGTATCACGCCAAGAAGGGTGCTGTCACCGGAACAACAGACAGAGATCACCCGGATCATCGTCAAGGTGGGCCAGCTGCTGGCCCAACATGGGGCCGAGGGGCGCATCATAGAGCAGACCACGGTCCGGCTCGGGTTGGCTCTCGGGCTGGAGAGCGTCGAGATGGCCATCTCCGCCAGCGCCATAGTGCTGACCAGCCTCTATCAGGGCAACTGCGTCACCACCACCCGCCGGGTGCGGGATCAGGGCATCAACATGCAGGTGGTGTGCGAGGTTCAGCGCCTCTGCATACTGGCGGAGAAGGAGCTTGTCGGGGTGCGGGAGGTACGCCAGCGGCTCGATGGCATAGTGCCATTCCACTATCACCCCTGGCTGGTGGTGCCC encodes the following:
- a CDS encoding beta-ketoacyl-[acyl-carrier-protein] synthase family protein, whose protein sequence is MSPNRKESPPVAPCYIRDYSLICALGEGKAAVSAALARWQTQGISPLDAESQALSDGRLTPVGRVSAALPPVPAALSAYDSRNNRLLLAALAQIRPGFDELKARLGADRIAIVLGTSTSGIAEAEAAVAATQADQPLPAGFDYRQQELGSPSEFLARHLALTGPAYTLSTACSSSARAFISGRRLLAAGLADAVIVGGVDSLCGLTLNGFDSLESLSLARCRPFAAERCGINIGEGAALFLLSRERAGLALLGTGESSDAWHISAPHPEGLGAEAAMRMALLQGGIEAKALDYINLHGTATKLNDEMESKALARLFGAGETAPCSSSKMLTGHTLGAAGAIEAALCCLLMEQALAPPPQGEAQDPALAPIRLVRAGEAGRPLARVLSNSFAFGGNNVSLLLGRIISGKEGEPPHE
- a CDS encoding ApeP family dehydratase: MNEIAIAELLPHQAPMLLLDRLLDYRGQRVRCETRVGARHGLLLDEQGNLPAWVGLELMAQTIAAWAGMRGRERGEPVRIGMLLGSRQYRCQVPAFAAGELLVIEAECLLEDGGMASFECRILRGDEPCAEARLSTYLPGDAELAELLAQP
- a CDS encoding 3-ketoacyl-ACP reductase FabG2, with the protein product MSSTVLVTGASKGIGRAIALKLAADGFHIVVHYHGDSAGAEATLAAIVAAGGEGRLIQFDISDRAQCRNRLESDIEAHGAYYGVVSNAGVIRDGAFPALTDEDWDGVLHTNLDGFYNLLKPCIMPMIGLRRGGRIVTLSSVSGIMGNRGQVNYSAAKAGIIGASKALALELAKRKITVNCVAPGLIDTGMVNAEVEAEAMKMIPLKRMGQAEEVAGLVSYLMSDIAAYVTRQVISINGGMA
- a CDS encoding beta-ketoacyl-ACP synthase codes for the protein MKRVVVTGMAGVTAFGNDWQSVGPRLRQEHNAVRQMPEWDVYEGLNTRLAAPILDFALPAHYPRKKTRAMGRVSELATVATELALTRAGLIDHPVLTGGRTGIAYGSSIGSTGPISDFGAMLNDKTTASITATTYVQMMPHTAAVNTGLFFGLRGRVIPTSSACTSGSQGIGYAYESIKHGYQDLMVAGGAEELCPSEAVVFDTLFATSLMNDSPALSPRPFDRDRDGLVIGEGAGSLILEELEHALARGAPIFAELVGFATNCDAAHVTQPQQETMQLCMALALADAGLQAGDIGYISAHGTATERGDIAESHATSALFGDKTPISSLKSYLGHTLGACGAIEAWLSLEMMAEGWFAPTLNLNEPDPACAPLDHIRSGGRELKVDYLMSNNFAFGGINTSLIFKRWP
- the mog gene encoding molybdopterin adenylyltransferase, whose protein sequence is MSKARIGIVTVSDRASAGIYEDLSGKAIIDTLGSYLTSEWEPVYRLIPDEQDQIEATLIALADEEQCCLIVTTGGTGPAKRDVTPEATEAVCDRMMPGFGELMRAESLKFVPTAILSRQTAGLRGGSLIVNLPGKPKSIRECLDAVFPAIPYCIDLMDGPYLECDESVIKPFRPKK
- a CDS encoding DUF3135 domain-containing protein, encoding MELPDFDTLKHWALDEPERLDELLHQQIDALIAQVGPDRQRRLRGLQFRIDCQRRLARNNLDSCIRIANMMHDSFYAMRRHMSQLQEESSAREEARPPLNNVIQLSDHRRNK